From Deinococcus aquaticus, one genomic window encodes:
- a CDS encoding trimeric intracellular cation channel family protein, producing the protein MHELQWTPITLATGLHILDLIGVVAFAMSGALLGVRKRFDLFGVLVLGCVTAVGGGAIRDTLTGQTPPLFLRDESYLWAALAGAALAFAFGERLARFERTLSVFDTAGLALFAASGAIGAINFGLGPLGVVFAGMLSGVGGGIIRDLIANEVPEVMYRRDQLYATAAAAGALMVWALYPHVTPFQAQFAGAGTVVALRWLSRRGWVKLPVRRLPEA; encoded by the coding sequence GTGCATGAACTGCAGTGGACTCCCATCACGCTGGCGACCGGCCTGCACATCCTGGATCTGATCGGGGTGGTGGCGTTCGCCATGTCGGGCGCGCTGCTGGGCGTCCGTAAGCGCTTCGATCTGTTCGGGGTGCTGGTGCTGGGCTGCGTGACGGCCGTGGGGGGCGGCGCGATCCGCGACACGCTGACCGGGCAGACGCCGCCGCTGTTCCTGCGGGACGAATCGTACCTGTGGGCGGCCCTGGCGGGCGCAGCGCTGGCCTTCGCGTTCGGGGAGCGGCTGGCGCGCTTCGAGCGGACTCTCAGCGTGTTCGATACGGCCGGACTGGCCCTGTTCGCGGCGTCCGGCGCGATCGGCGCGATCAACTTCGGGCTGGGGCCGCTGGGCGTGGTGTTCGCCGGGATGCTTTCCGGGGTGGGCGGCGGGATCATCCGCGACCTGATCGCCAACGAGGTCCCGGAAGTCATGTACCGCCGCGATCAGCTGTACGCCACGGCCGCCGCTGCCGGGGCGCTGATGGTGTGGGCGCTGTACCCGCACGTCACGCCGTTCCAGGCGCAGTTTGCGGGGGCGGGCACGGTCGTGGCGCTGCGCTGGCTGTCCCGGCGCGGCTGGGTGAAACTGCCCGTGCGCCGCCTGCCCGAAGCCTGA
- the rpmF gene encoding 50S ribosomal protein L32 produces MAKHPVPKKKTSKSKRDMRRSHHALVAPNLTECPQCHAKKLSHHICPSCGYYDGRQVLAV; encoded by the coding sequence ATGGCCAAGCACCCCGTCCCCAAGAAGAAGACCAGCAAGAGCAAGCGCGACATGCGCCGCAGCCACCACGCCCTCGTCGCGCCCAACCTGACCGAGTGCCCCCAGTGCCACGCGAAGAAGCTCAGCCACCACATCTGCCCCAGCTGCGGTTACTACGATGGCCGCCAGGTGCTGGCCGTCTAA
- a CDS encoding ATP-binding protein, translated as MQDYEKLGAFYLGRAVDPNTNQPTDELLLYDSADLTTHAVIIGMTGSGKTGLGLSLIEEALMDGVPVLAVDPKGDLGNLLLTFPDLAPGDFRPWVDEAEAARAGVSADDLAAQKAALWHKGLGEWGQSGERIRTLREKADFAVYTPGGSAGLPVSVLKGFDVPPTEIMDDADALRERIQGTVTGLLGLLGIDADPMRSREHVLLSNLLGHAWGEGQSLDMGGLIAGIQAPPFAQIGVMPVDAFYPPKERFELAMSLNNLLASPGFAAWTQGEPLDVGRFLFTPEGKPRVSVMSIAHLGDAERMFFVSMLLNATLAWMRTQSGTSSLRAVLYMDEIAGYFPPNGNPPSKPPMLTLLKQARAFGLGVVLSTQNPVDLDYKGLSNTGTWMIGRLQTDNDKARVLEALQGATSGPNALTRDQLDALLSGLGKRVFLMHNVHEARPTLFTTRWTMSYLAGPITGTQIRRLMGEKKADGGRQKAEAGGSPSAIGLQPFAPAKPVVPPGITEVFVPTSQPDVQYHAQLLAVTQVRYASVKYRLDVAGVLPLVADVTDGPIPVNWDEATELHIDPNALEQAGVDGATFSDVPAALLNAKNHARWAKEAAKFVAGSRPLTLWQEPGSGLISAPGEPEGDFRARASLAGREARDAAVQKLRAKYASKVSTLQDRLARAQLKVQQQQAQAQQAQLQTAMSVGAGVLGALFGGGRRTTAIRSGVSGVGRSMREGQDVQAAQTEMMQVSQQLQDLQNQVQAEVDALTLTASSELVQLDVKAKSTDVTVPLVALAWLPYTRAASGMLTPAWDTPT; from the coding sequence ATGCAGGATTACGAGAAGCTGGGCGCGTTCTACCTGGGCAGGGCGGTCGACCCGAACACGAATCAACCGACGGATGAACTGTTGCTGTACGACAGCGCGGACCTGACCACGCACGCCGTGATCATCGGCATGACGGGCAGCGGCAAGACGGGCCTGGGCCTGAGCCTGATCGAGGAGGCCCTGATGGACGGCGTGCCGGTCCTGGCCGTCGATCCGAAGGGGGATCTGGGGAACCTGCTGCTGACCTTCCCGGACCTCGCGCCCGGCGATTTCCGCCCGTGGGTGGATGAGGCGGAGGCCGCGCGGGCGGGCGTGTCGGCCGATGATCTGGCGGCGCAGAAGGCCGCGTTGTGGCACAAGGGGCTGGGCGAGTGGGGCCAGAGCGGCGAGCGCATCCGCACCCTGCGGGAGAAGGCGGATTTCGCGGTGTACACGCCGGGCGGCAGTGCGGGCCTGCCGGTCAGTGTCCTGAAGGGCTTCGACGTGCCGCCCACGGAGATCATGGATGACGCGGACGCCCTGCGTGAGCGCATTCAGGGCACTGTGACTGGACTGCTGGGCCTGCTGGGCATCGACGCCGATCCCATGCGCTCGCGCGAGCACGTGCTGCTGTCGAACCTGCTGGGGCACGCGTGGGGCGAGGGGCAGTCGCTGGATATGGGCGGCCTGATCGCCGGGATTCAGGCGCCGCCGTTCGCGCAGATCGGCGTGATGCCCGTGGACGCCTTCTACCCACCGAAGGAGCGGTTCGAGCTGGCCATGAGCCTGAACAACCTGCTGGCCTCGCCGGGCTTCGCCGCGTGGACGCAGGGCGAGCCGCTGGACGTGGGCCGCTTCCTGTTCACGCCGGAAGGGAAACCGCGCGTGTCGGTCATGAGCATCGCGCACCTGGGTGACGCCGAACGCATGTTCTTCGTGTCGATGCTGCTGAACGCCACCCTCGCGTGGATGCGCACGCAGTCCGGCACGAGCAGCCTGCGCGCCGTGCTGTACATGGACGAGATCGCCGGGTACTTCCCCCCGAACGGTAACCCGCCCAGCAAGCCGCCCATGCTGACCCTGCTGAAGCAGGCGCGGGCCTTCGGGCTGGGCGTCGTGCTGTCCACGCAGAACCCCGTGGACCTGGATTACAAGGGCCTGAGCAACACCGGCACCTGGATGATCGGCCGCCTCCAGACCGATAACGACAAGGCCCGCGTGCTGGAGGCGCTGCAGGGCGCGACCAGCGGCCCGAACGCCCTGACCCGCGATCAACTGGACGCCCTGCTGTCCGGCCTGGGCAAGCGCGTGTTCCTGATGCACAACGTCCACGAGGCCCGCCCCACACTGTTCACGACCCGCTGGACCATGAGTTACCTCGCCGGGCCGATCACCGGCACGCAGATCCGGCGACTGATGGGGGAGAAGAAGGCGGATGGCGGAAGGCAGAAGGCAGAAGCTGGAGGTTCGCCTTCGGCCATCGGCCTTCAGCCTTTTGCGCCGGCGAAGCCCGTGGTTCCGCCCGGCATCACTGAGGTCTTCGTGCCCACGTCCCAGCCGGACGTGCAGTACCACGCGCAGCTGCTGGCGGTCACGCAGGTACGCTACGCCTCGGTGAAGTACCGCCTGGACGTGGCGGGCGTGCTCCCGCTGGTGGCAGACGTGACGGACGGCCCCATTCCCGTGAACTGGGACGAGGCGACCGAACTGCACATCGACCCGAACGCACTGGAGCAGGCGGGTGTGGACGGCGCGACCTTCTCGGACGTGCCGGCGGCGCTGCTGAACGCGAAGAACCACGCGCGGTGGGCGAAGGAGGCTGCGAAGTTCGTGGCGGGCAGCCGGCCCCTGACGCTGTGGCAGGAGCCGGGCAGCGGCCTGATCAGCGCGCCCGGTGAGCCCGAGGGGGACTTCCGCGCGCGGGCCAGTCTGGCCGGGCGGGAGGCCAGGGACGCGGCCGTGCAGAAGCTCCGCGCAAAGTATGCCAGTAAGGTTTCCACGTTGCAGGACCGGCTGGCGCGCGCGCAGTTGAAGGTGCAGCAGCAGCAGGCGCAGGCGCAGCAGGCCCAGCTCCAGACGGCCATGAGCGTCGGCGCGGGCGTGCTGGGCGCGCTGTTCGGCGGCGGGCGCAGGACCACGGCCATCCGCAGCGGCGTGTCCGGCGTGGGCCGCAGCATGCGCGAGGGTCAGGACGTGCAGGCCGCGCAGACCGAGATGATGCAGGTCTCCCAGCAACTTCAGGACCTGCAGAATCAGGTGCAGGCCGAGGTGGACGCCCTGACCCTGACCGCCAGCAGCGAACTGGTGCAGCTGGACGTGAAGGCCAAGAGTACCGACGTGACCGTTCCGCTGGTCGCGCTGGCGTGGCTGCCGTACACCCGCGCGGCCAGCGGCATGCTGACGCCCGCCTGGGACACGCCCACCTGA